From the genome of Streptomyces sp. NBC_00659, one region includes:
- a CDS encoding SIS domain-containing protein, with translation MTHVEEELSSQPECWIRAADEAATHEAALPTVGERVAIVGCGTSFFMAQAAAVLREESGQGETDAFAASEFPAGRSYDRVVALTRSGTTTEVLDLLGRLRGHTRTTAVTADPHTPVMKCADDVVVLDFADERSVVQTRFATTALTLLRAHLGLHGENAVADARTALGTPLPEGLVDCSQFTFLGRGWTVGLANEAGLKMREASLAWTEAYPAMEYRHGPISITTHGTATWMLGEAPEGLAEQVRETGGLWVDGGLDPLAELVRAQRLAVAVAAARGLDPDRPRHLTRSVILGH, from the coding sequence ATGACGCATGTCGAGGAAGAGCTGAGCAGCCAGCCCGAGTGCTGGATCCGCGCCGCCGACGAGGCGGCAACGCACGAAGCCGCGCTGCCGACGGTGGGGGAACGCGTCGCGATCGTGGGGTGCGGCACCTCGTTCTTCATGGCACAGGCGGCGGCAGTGCTCCGCGAAGAGTCCGGGCAGGGGGAGACGGACGCCTTCGCCGCTTCGGAATTCCCCGCGGGCCGCTCGTACGATCGCGTCGTCGCCCTGACACGCTCCGGGACGACCACCGAAGTGCTCGACCTTCTCGGACGGCTGCGCGGACACACGCGTACGACCGCGGTCACCGCCGATCCGCACACGCCCGTGATGAAGTGCGCGGACGACGTCGTCGTGCTCGACTTCGCCGACGAGCGCTCCGTCGTGCAGACGCGATTCGCGACGACCGCGCTCACCCTGCTCCGCGCCCACCTCGGCCTGCATGGCGAGAACGCCGTCGCGGACGCGCGCACCGCGCTCGGTACCCCGCTGCCCGAAGGGCTCGTCGACTGCTCGCAGTTCACCTTCCTCGGCCGTGGCTGGACCGTCGGGCTCGCCAACGAGGCCGGGCTCAAGATGCGGGAGGCCTCCCTCGCCTGGACCGAGGCCTACCCCGCGATGGAGTACCGGCACGGCCCCATCAGCATCACGACCCACGGCACCGCCACCTGGATGCTCGGCGAAGCACCCGAGGGGTTGGCCGAACAGGTCCGGGAGACCGGCGGGCTCTGGGTGGACGGCGGCCTCGACCCGCTCGCCGAACTCGTCCGCGCCCAGCGCCTCGCCGTCGCCGTCGCCGCGGCGCGCGGCCTCGACCCCGACCGGCCCCGCCACCTCACCCGCTCGGTGATTCTCGGCCACTGA
- a CDS encoding DeoR/GlpR family DNA-binding transcription regulator, with translation MSRDARWKALLELLVERGRLDVEEAAARLEVSAATIRRDFDQLAEQQMLVRTRGGAVVHGVSYELPLRYKTARRASEKQRIAKAVADLIAPGEAVGLTGGTTTTEVARALAVRPDLASGSPALTVVTNALNIANELTVRPQFKIVVTGGVARPQSYELIGPLADGVLKQITLDVAVLGVVAFDATHGAAAHDEAEAAINRLLCERAERVIVAADSSKLGQRAFARICAAELVDTLVTDAAAGPEMIGRFEDAGLEVRAV, from the coding sequence ATGTCGCGGGACGCCCGGTGGAAGGCACTGCTGGAACTGCTCGTGGAGCGGGGCCGCCTGGACGTCGAGGAGGCCGCGGCACGACTGGAGGTCTCGGCGGCGACGATCCGGCGCGACTTCGACCAGCTCGCCGAGCAGCAGATGCTCGTGCGCACCCGGGGCGGAGCGGTCGTGCACGGCGTCTCCTACGAACTCCCCCTGCGCTACAAGACCGCCCGGCGCGCCTCGGAGAAGCAGCGCATCGCGAAGGCGGTGGCGGACCTCATCGCCCCCGGCGAAGCGGTGGGCCTCACCGGCGGCACCACGACGACCGAAGTGGCCCGCGCTCTCGCCGTACGCCCGGACCTGGCGTCGGGCTCCCCCGCGCTGACCGTGGTCACGAACGCGCTGAACATCGCGAACGAGCTCACCGTGCGTCCCCAGTTCAAGATCGTGGTGACCGGCGGGGTCGCCCGACCGCAGTCGTACGAGCTGATCGGGCCGCTGGCGGACGGCGTCCTCAAGCAGATCACCCTGGACGTCGCCGTGCTCGGCGTGGTCGCGTTCGACGCCACGCACGGCGCCGCCGCCCACGACGAGGCGGAGGCGGCGATCAACCGCCTCCTGTGCGAGCGGGCCGAACGCGTGATCGTCGCCGCCGACTCCAGCAAACTGGGGCAGCGCGCGTTCGCCCGTATCTGCGCGGCCGAGTTGGTGGACACACTCGTCACGGACGCGGCGGCGGGACCCGAGATGATCGGACGGTTCGAGGACGCCGGGCTCGAGGTCCGGGCCGTATGA
- a CDS encoding glyceraldehyde-3-phosphate dehydrogenase yields MTVNDDAFTNWKTREEIAESMIPIIGRLHREQDVTVLLHSRSLVNKSVVSILKTHRFARQIAGEELSVTDTLPFLQTLTTLDLGPSQIDIGMLAATYRADDRGLSVEEFTAEAVSGATGENKIERREGRDVVLYGFGRIGRLIARLLIEKTGSGNGLRLRAIVVRQGGDQDIVKRASLLRRDSIHGQFQGTITVDEANSTIIANGNEIKVIYAGNPSEIDYTTYGIKDAILVDNTGKWRDREGLSNHLRPGIDKVVLTAPGKGDVPNIVHGVNHDTIKPDEQILSCASCTTNAIVPPLKAMAEEYGVLRGHVETVHSFTNDQNLLDNYHSSDRRGRSAPLNMVITETGAASAVAKALPDLKAPITGSSIRVPVPDVSIAILSLRLGRATTREEVLDYLRNVSLTSPLKRQIDFISAPDAVSSDFIGSRHASIVDAGATKVEDDNAILYLWYDNEFGYSCQVIRVVQHVSGVEYPTFPAPAV; encoded by the coding sequence GTGACTGTCAACGACGACGCGTTCACCAACTGGAAGACCCGCGAAGAGATCGCGGAGTCGATGATCCCCATCATCGGGAGGCTGCACCGGGAGCAGGACGTCACCGTCCTCCTGCACAGCCGCTCCCTGGTGAACAAGTCGGTGGTGAGCATCCTCAAGACCCACCGCTTCGCCCGGCAGATCGCCGGCGAGGAGCTCTCGGTCACCGACACGCTGCCGTTCCTCCAGACGCTCACCACGCTCGACCTCGGCCCGTCCCAGATCGACATCGGCATGCTGGCCGCGACGTACCGGGCCGACGACCGCGGCCTGTCCGTCGAGGAGTTCACCGCCGAGGCGGTCTCCGGCGCCACCGGCGAGAACAAGATCGAGCGCCGCGAGGGACGCGATGTCGTCCTCTACGGCTTCGGCCGCATCGGCCGCCTCATCGCCCGCCTGCTGATCGAGAAGACCGGCTCCGGCAACGGCCTTCGCCTGCGCGCCATCGTCGTGCGCCAGGGCGGCGACCAGGACATCGTCAAGCGTGCCTCGCTGCTGCGCCGCGACTCCATCCACGGCCAGTTCCAGGGCACGATCACCGTCGACGAGGCGAACAGCACGATCATCGCCAACGGCAACGAGATCAAGGTCATCTACGCCGGCAACCCGTCCGAGATCGACTACACGACGTACGGCATCAAGGACGCCATCCTCGTCGACAACACCGGCAAGTGGCGTGACCGCGAGGGCCTCTCGAACCACCTGCGCCCCGGGATCGACAAGGTCGTCCTCACGGCTCCGGGCAAGGGCGACGTCCCCAACATCGTGCACGGCGTCAACCACGACACGATCAAGCCGGACGAGCAGATCCTGTCCTGCGCCTCCTGCACCACCAACGCGATCGTGCCGCCGCTGAAGGCGATGGCCGAGGAGTACGGCGTTCTGCGCGGCCACGTGGAGACCGTCCACTCGTTCACCAACGACCAGAACCTGCTGGACAATTACCACAGCTCAGACCGCCGGGGCCGCTCCGCGCCGCTGAACATGGTCATCACCGAGACGGGTGCCGCCTCCGCGGTCGCCAAGGCGCTGCCCGACCTCAAGGCGCCCATCACCGGAAGCTCGATCCGTGTTCCGGTGCCGGACGTCTCGATCGCGATCCTCAGCCTGCGCCTGGGCCGCGCGACCACCCGCGAGGAAGTCCTCGACTACCTCCGCAACGTCTCGCTGACCTCCCCGCTCAAGCGACAGATCGACTTCATCAGCGCCCCCGACGCGGTGTCCAGCGACTTCATCGGCTCGCGCCACGCCTCGATCGTCGACGCCGGCGCCACCAAGGTCGAGGACGACAACGCGATCCTCTACCTCTGGTACGACAACGAGTTCGGCTACTCCTGCCAGGTCATCCGTGTCGTCCAGCACGTCTCCGGCGTGGAGTACCCGACGTTCCCGGCCCCGGCGGTCTGA
- a CDS encoding MFS transporter: MVPHSVVPDRSLTRLRVIITAFFALDGFVFAGWVVRIPAIKHQTGASAGALGLALLGVSAGAVITMMLTGRLCRRFGSHQVTVVCGVLLSLSIVLPPLAGSVPVLGLFLLVFGVGYGGINVAMNSAAVDLVAALRRPVMPSFHAAYSLGGMLGAGLGGLVAGYLSPTRHLLGIAVIGLLVTVIAGRALLREDAPVSPDRPRGDAPEGRRPLVGSRTRGLVVVFGLIALCTSYGEGALADWGALHLQQDLDTHPGTAAAGYSCFALAMTIGRLSGTALLERLGRTRTLVMGGTMAALGMLLGSLAPSVWLALVGFAVTGLGLANNFPVAVDRAGALAGASGVAVASTLGYGGLLIGPPAIGFMADWYSLPTALTSVAALAAVAALIGFATRRAAVG; this comes from the coding sequence ATGGTTCCGCACAGCGTCGTGCCGGATCGCTCCCTCACCCGACTCCGCGTGATCATCACCGCCTTCTTCGCCCTCGACGGTTTCGTCTTCGCCGGCTGGGTCGTCCGGATCCCCGCCATCAAGCACCAGACCGGCGCCTCCGCCGGCGCTCTCGGCCTCGCGCTTCTCGGCGTCTCCGCCGGTGCCGTGATCACCATGATGCTCACGGGGCGGCTGTGCCGACGGTTCGGCAGTCACCAGGTGACCGTGGTCTGCGGGGTGCTGCTGTCCCTGAGCATCGTCCTGCCCCCGCTCGCCGGCTCGGTACCGGTTCTCGGACTGTTCCTGCTGGTCTTCGGCGTCGGCTACGGCGGTATCAACGTCGCCATGAACAGCGCGGCCGTCGATCTCGTGGCAGCGCTGCGACGCCCCGTGATGCCCAGTTTCCACGCGGCCTACAGCCTGGGCGGCATGCTCGGAGCGGGTCTCGGCGGGCTGGTCGCCGGGTATCTGTCACCGACACGCCACCTGCTCGGCATCGCCGTCATCGGCCTGCTCGTGACCGTCATCGCGGGACGCGCGCTGCTTCGCGAGGACGCCCCGGTGTCACCGGATCGCCCACGGGGTGACGCCCCCGAGGGTCGACGCCCCCTTGTCGGATCCCGCACCCGTGGCCTGGTGGTGGTCTTCGGGCTGATCGCCCTGTGCACCTCGTACGGCGAGGGCGCGCTCGCGGACTGGGGCGCGCTCCATCTCCAGCAGGACCTGGACACACACCCGGGGACAGCCGCCGCCGGATACTCGTGCTTCGCCCTCGCCATGACGATCGGCCGGCTGAGCGGGACGGCACTGCTCGAACGGCTGGGCCGGACCCGCACCTTGGTCATGGGCGGCACGATGGCCGCGCTCGGCATGCTGCTCGGTTCCCTCGCGCCCTCCGTCTGGCTGGCTCTCGTCGGCTTCGCCGTCACCGGGCTCGGCCTCGCCAACAACTTCCCCGTGGCGGTCGACAGGGCCGGCGCGCTCGCCGGAGCGAGCGGGGTCGCGGTCGCGTCCACCCTCGGGTACGGGGGCCTGCTCATCGGGCCGCCCGCGATCGGGTTCATGGCCGACTGGTACTCCCTGCCGACGGCACTCACGAGCGTGGCGGCGCTGGCGGCCGTGGCCGCCCTGATCGGATTCGCGACGCGCCGGGCCGCGGTGGGCTGA
- a CDS encoding maleylpyruvate isomerase family mycothiol-dependent enzyme, with protein sequence MEIREFVETLDREGRSLAAAAEKAGVDAEVATCAGWQVRDLVRHTGMVHRWATAFVAEGHTSYHPDGGLPDLDHDELLAWFRDGHARLVDTLAGASPDVRCWSFLPAPSPLAFWARRQAHETTVHRVDAESALGVEPTAVPPDFAVDGIDELLLGFHARDRSKVRTEEPRVLRVRATDRPDAVWTVRLSSGAPLGERGGDAGPGTDENVDVDCELAGPAAGLYLALWNRAPFPGVTGDASLATLWREKSAITWS encoded by the coding sequence ATGGAGATTCGGGAGTTCGTGGAAACCCTGGACCGGGAGGGCCGGTCGCTGGCCGCTGCAGCGGAGAAGGCGGGCGTCGACGCCGAGGTCGCGACCTGCGCGGGCTGGCAGGTAAGGGATCTGGTGCGGCACACGGGCATGGTCCACCGCTGGGCCACAGCGTTCGTCGCCGAGGGGCACACCTCGTACCACCCCGACGGCGGTCTGCCGGATCTGGACCACGACGAGCTGCTCGCCTGGTTCCGCGACGGGCACGCCCGGCTCGTGGACACCCTGGCCGGCGCCTCGCCGGACGTGCGGTGCTGGAGCTTCCTGCCGGCACCCTCACCGCTGGCCTTCTGGGCGCGCCGGCAGGCGCACGAGACCACCGTGCACCGGGTCGACGCCGAGTCGGCGCTCGGCGTCGAACCCACCGCCGTCCCGCCGGACTTCGCGGTCGACGGGATCGACGAATTGCTGCTCGGATTCCACGCGCGGGACAGGAGCAAGGTCCGGACCGAGGAACCCCGTGTACTGCGCGTACGCGCCACGGACCGCCCGGACGCCGTGTGGACCGTACGCCTGTCGTCCGGAGCTCCGCTCGGTGAACGCGGCGGTGACGCAGGTCCGGGCACCGACGAGAACGTGGACGTGGACTGCGAGTTGGCGGGACCGGCCGCGGGCCTCTACCTGGCCCTGTGGAACCGCGCGCCTTTCCCGGGCGTGACGGGCGACGCCTCGCTCGCCACGCTGTGGCGGGAGAAGTCCGCCATCACCTGGAGCTGA
- a CDS encoding MarR family winged helix-turn-helix transcriptional regulator has product MAAENAEQGLVDQWRDILTVHARTLCELDRELHPHGLGASDFEVLDLLVAGTAADGGPSFRVQEISERVHLSQSALSRLIGRLEKDGLVTRGMCAEDRRGVRVCLTPKGRELHGEVLPLQRAVLSRMLAGGPAPSCG; this is encoded by the coding sequence ATGGCGGCCGAGAATGCCGAGCAAGGGCTCGTGGACCAGTGGCGCGACATCCTGACGGTGCACGCCCGTACCCTGTGTGAGCTCGACCGTGAGCTGCATCCCCACGGCCTGGGAGCCAGTGACTTCGAGGTCCTGGACCTGCTGGTGGCGGGTACCGCGGCGGACGGCGGCCCCAGCTTCCGGGTCCAGGAGATCTCCGAGCGCGTCCATCTCAGCCAGAGCGCCCTGTCCCGGCTGATCGGACGCCTGGAGAAGGACGGCCTCGTGACGCGCGGGATGTGCGCCGAGGACCGGCGGGGTGTACGCGTGTGCCTCACGCCGAAGGGGCGCGAACTGCACGGCGAGGTACTGCCGTTGCAGCGCGCGGTCCTGTCCCGGATGCTGGCGGGCGGCCCGGCGCCGTCCTGCGGTTGA
- a CDS encoding MFS transporter, whose protein sequence is MTSPLTHPVPGRWTPRLWGTLLVLCAAMFLDALDVSMVGVALPSIGSELDLSTSTLQWVVSGYILGYGGLLLLGGRAADLLGRRQVFLVALAVFALASVLGGLVDSGPLLIASRFVKGLSAAFTAPAGLSIITTTFAEGPLRNRALSIYTTCAATGFSMGLVLSGLLTEASWRLTMLLPAPIAVVALFAGLKLIPRSEREKNHGGYDIPGAVVGTTSMLLLVFTVVQAPQAGWGSARTLLSFLAVAVLLSVFTAIERRSPSPLIRLGVLRSGSQIRAQLGAMAFFGSYVGFQFLVTLYMQSLLGWSALHTALAFLPAGALVALSSTKVGAVVDRFGTPRLIAAGFALMVTGYALFLRVDLDPVYATLILPTMLLIGAACALVFPSLNIQATNGVDDHEQGMVSGLLNTSVQVGGAIFLAVVTAVVTANSSEGSSPQDVLDSYRTGLMVVTGIALAGLLITLPGLRARRPRESVVVARSEQIDQVGPSDPTSLSSQSVRSGRSGRTVGEPGAERIGVHDR, encoded by the coding sequence ATGACCTCTCCGCTCACCCACCCCGTGCCGGGACGCTGGACCCCCCGGCTGTGGGGCACCTTGCTCGTGCTCTGCGCCGCGATGTTCCTGGACGCGCTGGACGTGTCGATGGTCGGCGTGGCACTGCCGTCCATCGGCTCCGAACTCGACCTCTCCACCTCGACCCTCCAATGGGTCGTCAGCGGCTACATCCTGGGTTACGGCGGGCTGCTGCTCCTCGGCGGACGCGCCGCCGACCTGCTGGGCCGCCGCCAGGTCTTCCTGGTGGCCCTCGCGGTGTTCGCGCTCGCCTCGGTGCTCGGCGGACTCGTCGACTCGGGTCCGCTGCTGATCGCCAGCCGTTTCGTCAAGGGGCTGAGCGCCGCGTTCACCGCACCCGCCGGCCTGTCGATCATCACCACGACGTTCGCCGAGGGTCCGCTGCGCAATCGCGCGCTCTCGATCTACACCACCTGCGCGGCCACCGGGTTCTCCATGGGCCTGGTCCTGTCCGGTCTGCTCACCGAGGCGAGCTGGCGGCTGACCATGCTGCTGCCCGCGCCCATCGCCGTCGTCGCCCTGTTCGCGGGCCTGAAGCTCATCCCGCGCAGCGAGCGCGAGAAGAACCACGGTGGTTACGACATCCCCGGCGCCGTCGTCGGTACCACCTCGATGCTCCTGCTCGTCTTCACCGTCGTCCAGGCACCCCAAGCCGGCTGGGGATCGGCCCGGACCCTGCTGTCCTTCCTCGCCGTCGCCGTGCTGCTCAGCGTCTTCACCGCCATCGAGCGACGGAGCCCGAGCCCGCTGATCCGGCTCGGTGTGCTGCGCTCCGGCAGCCAGATCCGGGCCCAGCTCGGCGCGATGGCGTTCTTCGGCTCGTACGTCGGCTTCCAGTTCCTGGTCACGCTGTACATGCAGTCGCTGCTCGGCTGGTCGGCCCTGCACACCGCGCTCGCCTTCCTGCCGGCCGGCGCGCTGGTGGCGCTGTCCTCGACCAAGGTCGGGGCCGTCGTCGACCGGTTCGGCACACCGCGGCTCATCGCGGCGGGCTTCGCCCTGATGGTCACCGGGTACGCGCTCTTCCTGCGCGTCGACCTCGACCCGGTCTACGCGACGCTCATCCTGCCGACCATGCTGCTGATCGGCGCCGCGTGCGCCCTCGTCTTCCCGTCCCTCAACATCCAGGCGACCAACGGCGTCGACGACCACGAGCAGGGCATGGTCTCGGGCCTGCTCAACACCTCCGTACAGGTCGGCGGCGCGATCTTCCTCGCGGTCGTGACGGCCGTCGTCACCGCGAACTCCTCCGAGGGGTCCTCGCCCCAGGACGTCCTCGACAGCTACCGGACCGGCCTGATGGTGGTGACCGGCATCGCCCTGGCGGGACTGCTGATCACACTGCCCGGCCTGCGCGCCAGGCGGCCGCGGGAGTCCGTCGTCGTCGCCCGGTCCGAACAGATCGACCAGGTCGGCCCGTCCGACCCGACGAGCCTGTCCAGCCAGTCCGTTCGCTCCGGCCGGTCCGGCCGGACGGTTGGCGAGCCGGGGGCGGAGAGGATCGGCGTCCACGATCGATGA
- a CDS encoding DUF6332 family protein, translated as MSNNGGRQGSYGGSTEETHARRTQAQRDAVTVEIGYALASAAFVAAVAFGVVTGPALFLDLSAGAVHALVTTGGALATALFALRVATVLFRFRQESAAPQPSQPGRTSPDS; from the coding sequence ATGAGCAACAACGGTGGACGCCAAGGCAGTTACGGCGGCAGTACGGAAGAAACGCACGCGCGGCGCACCCAGGCGCAGCGCGACGCCGTCACCGTCGAGATCGGATACGCCCTGGCCAGCGCGGCGTTCGTCGCGGCGGTCGCCTTCGGGGTGGTGACCGGGCCCGCCCTCTTCCTGGACCTGTCGGCCGGCGCGGTGCACGCGCTCGTGACCACGGGCGGCGCCCTGGCCACCGCCCTCTTCGCGCTACGGGTCGCCACCGTGCTGTTCCGGTTCCGCCAGGAGTCTGCCGCGCCTCAGCCCAGCCAGCCGGGCCGCACCAGCCCCGACTCGTAG
- a CDS encoding response regulator transcription factor, whose product MIRVLLADDQSLVRAGFKALLDAQPDIEVAGEAADGEAAVRAVRELRPDVVLMDIRMPVLDGLAATRRITGDAALGDVKVVMLTTFELDEYVFEAIRSGASGFLVKDTEPDELLRAVRAVVEGDALLSPGVTRRLISEFAARSKEPESAATLAELTEREREVMALVGIGLSNDEIARRLVVSPLTAKTHVSRTMVKLGARDRAQLVVLAYESGLVRPGWLG is encoded by the coding sequence GTGATCCGCGTACTGCTCGCCGACGATCAGTCGTTGGTCAGAGCCGGTTTCAAGGCGCTGCTCGACGCGCAGCCGGACATCGAGGTGGCCGGGGAGGCCGCCGACGGCGAGGCGGCGGTGCGCGCGGTGCGTGAACTGCGCCCGGACGTCGTCCTGATGGACATCCGGATGCCCGTGCTGGACGGCCTCGCCGCCACGCGCCGGATCACCGGCGACGCGGCTCTCGGGGACGTGAAGGTGGTCATGCTCACCACCTTCGAGCTGGACGAGTACGTCTTCGAGGCCATCCGCTCCGGTGCTTCCGGCTTTCTGGTCAAGGACACCGAGCCCGATGAACTGCTGCGCGCGGTAAGGGCGGTGGTCGAGGGCGACGCCCTGCTCTCGCCCGGGGTGACGCGCCGGCTGATCTCCGAGTTCGCGGCGCGCTCGAAGGAGCCGGAGTCGGCCGCGACCCTGGCCGAACTCACCGAGCGGGAGAGGGAGGTGATGGCGCTGGTCGGCATCGGGCTCTCGAACGACGAGATCGCCCGCCGCCTGGTCGTCAGCCCGCTCACGGCCAAGACCCATGTCAGCCGGACGATGGTGAAACTCGGGGCCCGCGACCGCGCCCAACTGGTGGTGCTCGCCTACGAGTCGGGGCTGGTGCGGCCCGGCTGGCTGGGCTGA
- a CDS encoding sensor histidine kinase, with protein MEEQRTPAAPAWGGPSRWWHGPHGRDRWDDEGRRARWPWRSTLLLTAFVLIGSNFAAHAQHGDRLALDVFSRALLLVGSGLLLWRQRHPVFVVFGTAAVALVYVAAGYPYGPVFLPVAVGCFSAVVAGHRRAAWTALGLLWAGHLLVAHWLYRRLPPTGDHPPSWMQEAGIATWVVAVVALSELVRVRREQWSRERAERAQAARRRADEERLRIARELHDVLAHSISVINVQAGVGLALLDSDPEQARTALTTIKAASKEALGEVRQVLDTLRTPGEAPRAPAPGLDRLPELVEQAASAGLTVEIEGEVPAPAPGTDLAAFRIVQEALTNVVRHSGSRRARVRFDHERGVLRLRIDDEGPATGADAGGSGNGLAGMRERAAALGGTIEAGPRDDGGFRVLAVLPWKAKEENR; from the coding sequence ATGGAAGAGCAGCGCACACCCGCGGCACCGGCGTGGGGCGGTCCGTCGCGATGGTGGCACGGGCCGCACGGGCGGGACCGCTGGGACGACGAGGGACGCCGCGCGCGATGGCCGTGGCGTTCCACGCTGCTGCTGACCGCCTTCGTGCTCATCGGCTCCAACTTCGCTGCTCACGCCCAGCACGGCGACCGGCTCGCGCTGGACGTCTTCTCCCGGGCGCTTCTTCTGGTGGGCTCCGGCCTGCTGCTCTGGCGACAGCGCCACCCCGTGTTCGTCGTGTTCGGCACGGCCGCGGTGGCCCTGGTCTATGTGGCCGCGGGCTATCCCTACGGGCCGGTCTTCCTGCCCGTCGCGGTGGGCTGCTTCAGCGCCGTGGTCGCAGGGCACCGCAGAGCGGCCTGGACGGCGCTCGGCCTGCTGTGGGCGGGGCACCTCCTGGTCGCCCACTGGCTGTACCGCCGGCTGCCCCCGACGGGCGACCACCCTCCGTCCTGGATGCAGGAGGCCGGCATCGCCACCTGGGTCGTGGCGGTGGTGGCATTGTCGGAACTGGTGCGCGTGCGCCGTGAGCAGTGGAGCCGTGAGCGGGCCGAGCGCGCGCAGGCCGCCCGGCGGCGCGCCGACGAGGAACGGCTGCGGATCGCCCGCGAACTGCACGACGTGCTGGCGCACAGCATCTCGGTGATCAACGTCCAGGCGGGCGTCGGCCTGGCGCTCCTCGACTCCGACCCGGAACAGGCGCGCACGGCGCTCACCACCATCAAGGCGGCCAGCAAGGAGGCGCTCGGCGAGGTCCGGCAAGTGCTCGACACCCTGAGGACCCCGGGGGAGGCACCGCGCGCGCCCGCTCCCGGGCTCGACCGGCTTCCCGAACTGGTCGAGCAGGCGGCGAGCGCCGGTCTCACGGTCGAGATCGAGGGTGAGGTCCCGGCACCGGCGCCCGGAACGGACCTCGCCGCGTTCCGCATCGTCCAGGAAGCGCTCACCAATGTCGTACGGCATTCGGGGTCGCGCCGGGCACGGGTGCGGTTCGATCACGAGCGGGGTGTGCTGCGGCTGCGGATCGACGACGAGGGTCCGGCCACCGGCGCGGACGCGGGCGGAAGCGGAAACGGGCTCGCGGGCATGCGCGAGCGGGCGGCCGCGCTGGGTGGCACGATCGAGGCCGGTCCGCGTGACGACGGAGGGTTCCGGGTGCTGGCCGTACTGCCGTGGAAGGCCAAGGAGGAGAACCGGTGA
- a CDS encoding TetR/AcrR family transcriptional regulator produces the protein MSTARGARARARIEVTAAIKDEARRQLAAEGAAKLSLRAVARELGMVSSALYRYFPSRDDLLTALIIDAYDSLGEAAESAHAEVAAAGPRERWIAVCTAARRWALEHPHEYALIYGSPVPGYVAPQETVPSASRVGLLLIGVVRDAYRGKGVARTPLPVGLKAEAQRMAADLAPDLPAEVVVALVASWAQLYGLIGFELFGQFNRVVEDREPFFRHAAGRLAHEVGLVYPEPGGTAAGSPSA, from the coding sequence ATGAGTACCGCGCGAGGGGCACGTGCCCGAGCCAGGATCGAGGTCACGGCGGCCATCAAGGACGAGGCGCGCAGACAGCTCGCCGCGGAGGGCGCCGCCAAACTCTCCCTGCGGGCCGTCGCCCGCGAGCTGGGGATGGTCTCCTCCGCGCTCTACCGCTACTTCCCCAGCCGGGACGACCTGTTGACCGCGCTCATCATCGACGCCTACGACTCCCTGGGCGAGGCGGCCGAGTCGGCGCACGCCGAGGTGGCCGCCGCCGGCCCCCGGGAGCGCTGGATCGCCGTGTGCACGGCGGCGCGACGCTGGGCGCTGGAGCATCCGCACGAGTACGCGCTCATCTACGGTTCGCCCGTCCCCGGCTACGTCGCGCCGCAGGAGACCGTTCCGTCCGCCTCCCGGGTCGGCCTGCTCCTGATCGGAGTCGTCCGGGACGCATACCGGGGCAAGGGTGTGGCCCGTACGCCGCTGCCCGTCGGACTGAAGGCCGAGGCGCAGCGGATGGCCGCCGATCTCGCGCCCGATCTGCCGGCCGAGGTGGTGGTGGCGCTGGTGGCCTCGTGGGCGCAGCTCTACGGGCTGATCGGGTTCGAACTGTTCGGCCAGTTCAACCGGGTCGTGGAGGACCGCGAGCCGTTCTTCCGGCACGCCGCGGGCCGGCTCGCTCACGAGGTGGGGCTGGTGTACCCGGAGCCGGGCGGGACCGCTGCCGGGTCGCCTTCGGCGTAG
- a CDS encoding nitroreductase family deazaflavin-dependent oxidoreductase: protein MSTHVQKPGWFTVNVFNRAVAWITRRGLSVWGSRVLAVRGRKSGEWRTTPVNLLIVDGEQYLVAPRGHVQWTHNMRAAGGGELRLGKKVDTFTAVEVTDDDKVSLLRAYLKRWKAEVGVFFGGVGPDSSDEELRRIAPDHPVFRITVTS, encoded by the coding sequence GTGTCCACACACGTCCAGAAGCCCGGCTGGTTCACCGTCAACGTCTTCAACCGTGCCGTGGCCTGGATCACCAGGCGCGGACTCAGTGTCTGGGGCTCACGCGTCCTGGCCGTCCGGGGCCGCAAGAGCGGCGAGTGGCGGACGACCCCGGTCAATCTGCTCATCGTGGACGGTGAGCAGTACCTCGTCGCACCCCGCGGTCATGTCCAGTGGACGCACAACATGCGGGCGGCCGGCGGAGGCGAGCTGCGCCTGGGCAAGAAGGTCGACACCTTCACCGCCGTGGAGGTGACCGACGACGACAAGGTGTCGCTGCTGCGCGCCTATCTCAAGCGCTGGAAGGCCGAGGTCGGCGTGTTCTTCGGCGGCGTCGGCCCCGACTCGTCGGACGAGGAGCTGCGGCGCATCGCCCCCGACCACCCGGTCTTCCGGATCACGGTCACGAGCTGA